The following coding sequences are from one Saprospiraceae bacterium window:
- the porQ gene encoding type IX secretion system protein PorQ produces the protein MEKRLIIGYLLAGLISACTLKAQTGGQGIFEFVNLSASSRLNALGGTAPAWQSKDASSSASNPALLSDDVHTQFSFQHQFYFADIRNSHVNYVHKMKKWNTFLQGGVKALNSGDVSRTDIYGNTSGTVQAKETDIYLAAARPYRERLNFGAQIHYIYSVVGDASSSGILFNAGARYYNPDKKLALGLVFRNAGTQLDPYVDHREAKTPMKIELGIAQKLKHLPFTYHITLTDLQQWDIRYDDPAENGNVDLLGETKETSALEKAAGNALRHMVFGGELGMGKNENFWLRLGYNHLRARDLALSDYRAFNGLSFGLGLKIYKFKFDYSYAKYHLAGGTSQIGLSFDLNSFVKTKV, from the coding sequence ATGGAAAAAAGACTCATTATAGGCTACTTGCTTGCCGGATTGATCAGTGCCTGTACTCTGAAAGCTCAAACAGGAGGTCAGGGCATTTTTGAATTTGTCAATCTATCTGCCTCATCCAGGTTGAATGCGCTGGGTGGTACGGCTCCGGCCTGGCAAAGCAAGGATGCGAGCTCCAGTGCTTCGAATCCCGCATTGCTCAGCGATGATGTGCATACCCAGTTTTCATTTCAACACCAGTTTTATTTTGCAGATATCAGAAACAGTCATGTGAACTATGTACACAAGATGAAAAAATGGAATACTTTTTTGCAAGGTGGTGTCAAAGCTTTGAATTCCGGTGATGTTTCTCGTACTGACATCTACGGCAATACGAGCGGTACGGTTCAGGCCAAAGAAACCGATATTTATCTGGCAGCTGCAAGGCCATACCGCGAAAGGCTGAACTTTGGTGCACAGATACACTACATTTATTCAGTAGTAGGTGATGCAAGTTCTTCCGGGATTCTTTTCAATGCCGGTGCGAGGTACTACAATCCCGACAAAAAATTGGCATTAGGTTTGGTTTTTCGCAATGCGGGAACTCAGCTGGATCCCTATGTTGATCACAGGGAAGCTAAGACACCCATGAAAATTGAATTAGGTATAGCACAAAAGCTCAAGCACCTGCCCTTTACCTATCACATCACGCTTACGGATTTGCAGCAATGGGACATTCGATATGATGATCCTGCAGAGAATGGCAACGTGGATTTGCTCGGTGAGACAAAAGAAACCAGTGCTTTGGAAAAGGCGGCGGGAAATGCATTGCGCCATATGGTCTTTGGAGGGGAGTTAGGCATGGGAAAGAATGAAAATTTCTGGTTGAGACTTGGATATAACCATTTGAGAGCGCGGGATTTGGCTCTCTCTGATTACAGGGCTTTTAATGGTTTGTCATTTGGACTGGGATTAAAAATATACAAGTTTAAATTCGACTACAGTTATGCGAAGTACCATCTCGCCGGAGGGACGAGTCAGATCGGGCTCAGCTTTGACCTGAATTCATTCGTAAAAACTAAAGTATAA
- a CDS encoding two pore domain potassium channel family protein — MKRERIHGKLSTYRFEFLLAALTLLIFDKIFFPSNDFFIRYVWPINMIIIALASFGIFVERELWVKRLRIVFSNIAILMPFGFLYFSTNFWFVSFLVAFYIVFYIFILVEVFRQITMAKEVRFNVVIGSFCGYLLLSMVALFSYLAIELNYPDSFRNISKGNLPAIYNELSYFSFITLTSIGFGDIYPTTDMSRLTVAFFGMLGQFYMVAVIGIIISRFTSNH, encoded by the coding sequence ATGAAACGCGAAAGAATCCACGGCAAACTCAGCACCTACAGATTTGAATTTCTGTTGGCGGCGTTGACACTGTTGATATTCGACAAAATCTTCTTTCCGAGCAATGATTTTTTTATCCGATACGTGTGGCCGATCAATATGATCATTATTGCGTTGGCCAGTTTTGGAATTTTTGTAGAGAGGGAATTGTGGGTAAAACGCTTACGAATTGTTTTCAGCAATATTGCGATTTTAATGCCATTTGGCTTTTTGTATTTTTCGACTAACTTTTGGTTTGTCTCCTTTCTTGTTGCATTTTATATCGTGTTTTATATTTTTATTTTAGTAGAAGTATTCAGACAAATCACCATGGCAAAGGAAGTGAGGTTTAATGTAGTCATTGGTTCGTTTTGCGGATATTTATTGCTCAGCATGGTAGCGCTGTTTTCATATCTTGCCATAGAGTTGAATTATCCCGATTCATTCCGCAATATCAGCAAAGGAAATCTCCCGGCCATTTATAATGAGTTGTCTTATTTCAGTTTTATCACGCTGACGAGTATTGGATTTGGCGACATTTATCCCACTACGGATATGTCCAGACTAACGGTTGCTTTTTTTGGAATGTTGGGACAGTTTTATATGGTGGCGGTGATCGGAATCATTATCTCCAGATTTACTTCAAATCATTGA
- a CDS encoding TlpA family protein disulfide reductase yields the protein MRISILLLFILSSWHCTPKGSIRGQLQLSGSTAEEWKLYLIRPMRLADIASSYTGDIIDSATLEASGKFRFKGLPKSSSAVFYEIVLQKRGERFPNRLTDDDPLLSNYLPILYAEGETILISAEAKAFQATAQMHKPSAANAELLLLRDKRVEAFRQYLQSKSADAHDEEKMLEYAQALEAYRNALHTPAESTSRLYVALLALQWAKAGTDYERLAEFVDGLCTKWRTSLPDDPFVKDLCLLSDPSKRPILVGDLVPNEGLPLLSGGTGEIRRLLGPKLTLLDFWASWCAPCRKENRNTLVPLWSEYHERGFQIIGYALESDRKLWEKAIQRDSVQLWPHASHLQGDEAPFLKTLRLTTIPANLLLDAQGKILAKNLHGEELRRFVEAYLK from the coding sequence ATGCGCATCTCGATATTACTCCTCTTTATACTGAGTTCGTGGCACTGTACTCCCAAAGGCTCGATAAGAGGTCAATTGCAGTTGTCGGGCAGCACGGCAGAAGAGTGGAAGCTCTACCTGATCCGGCCGATGCGGTTGGCAGATATTGCAAGTAGTTATACAGGCGACATCATCGACTCTGCTACTCTGGAGGCATCCGGTAAATTTCGGTTCAAGGGTCTGCCCAAAAGCAGCTCTGCTGTATTTTATGAAATCGTTTTGCAAAAGAGGGGAGAAAGATTCCCCAATCGTTTGACCGACGACGATCCACTCCTCTCCAATTACCTACCCATCCTATATGCTGAAGGAGAGACCATCCTGATTTCTGCTGAGGCCAAAGCCTTCCAAGCTACAGCACAGATGCACAAACCATCAGCTGCAAACGCTGAACTTCTTTTGTTGCGCGACAAGAGAGTGGAAGCCTTCCGGCAATATCTTCAGTCCAAATCTGCTGACGCTCACGACGAAGAAAAAATGCTCGAATATGCTCAAGCTCTGGAGGCATACAGGAATGCTCTCCACACTCCGGCAGAATCCACAAGCCGGCTCTACGTTGCTCTTCTGGCCTTGCAGTGGGCAAAAGCCGGAACGGATTACGAGCGCCTGGCTGAGTTTGTCGACGGCTTGTGCACGAAGTGGAGGACATCTCTGCCGGATGATCCCTTCGTCAAAGATCTCTGCCTCCTCTCTGACCCCTCCAAAAGACCGATCCTGGTGGGTGACCTTGTGCCCAATGAGGGCCTTCCTTTGCTCTCAGGCGGTACCGGGGAGATCCGCAGACTTTTGGGACCAAAGCTGACTCTGCTTGATTTTTGGGCCTCCTGGTGTGCTCCCTGCCGCAAAGAAAACCGCAACACCCTCGTCCCCCTCTGGTCAGAGTACCACGAGCGCGGATTCCAAATCATAGGATATGCACTGGAGTCAGACCGCAAACTCTGGGAGAAAGCCATTCAGAGGGACAGCGTCCAACTATGGCCTCACGCTTCCCATCTTCAGGGTGACGAAGCCCCCTTCCTCAAGACCCTCAGACTAACGACCATTCCTGCTAATCTGCTTCTCGACGCTCAGGGTAAAATCCTCGCAAAAAACCTCCACGGTGAAGAACTGCGCCGTTTTGTGGAGGCTTATTTGAAGTAA
- a CDS encoding alkylphosphonate utilization protein — MSEIPPCPNCGSIYAYPNDMLLVCPECFHEWNPAESDSATTDNSGKVLDSNGNELQNGDSVIVIKDLPVKGAPKPIKAGTKVKNIRLTEGDHNIDCKIEGFGAMGLKSEFVRKA, encoded by the coding sequence ATGTCAGAAATTCCTCCTTGTCCAAACTGTGGATCCATCTACGCGTATCCCAACGACATGTTGTTGGTCTGTCCGGAGTGTTTTCACGAATGGAATCCTGCCGAGTCCGACTCAGCTACCACAGACAATTCCGGCAAAGTACTGGACTCTAATGGTAATGAGTTGCAAAACGGTGACTCTGTCATCGTCATCAAAGATTTACCCGTCAAAGGCGCACCAAAACCCATCAAAGCCGGCACCAAGGTGAAGAACATTCGTCTAACCGAAGGCGACCATAATATCGATTGCAAGATTGAAGGATTTGGCGCAATGGGTCTCAAATCGGAATTCGTTCGCAAAGCATAA
- a CDS encoding CotH kinase family protein, with translation MKFHFLCLFVLSAFSAYAQDPGDDFFAQWKVHDIRFEFHQTGFWDSLKQNYTLDVYMQADVMIDGKSYHNSGVKFKGNSSYNNASNKKPFRIDLAEYVDGQSHDNLKKIVLNNGFKDPSFLREKMMLDFLYNHGIAGPRCGFARLYINGEYRGLYTVVEDVNKTFLEDRYGNKDGNLFKGDPRGTLVYKGSSPSLYSSDYELKTNEKENDWSDLIRFVDALNRIPTAQLKDSLATYMNTDSWLDYWAAHNIFVNLDSYIGSGHNYFIYHNTDSDQFDWISWDVNEAFGNFQMGQSLTNLKNLAIGYIPTPTTQRPVMNRLWGESYWKQALVDRICALLPDFSNEKLNARIDSLANLIRQDVYADTYKTYSNAQFEQNLSQDLNITVPGSPAGGMVAGIKSFINDRRTSLTGQLKAFGCVSTDQEAVSGTGVQKLYPSLLRSGCLYITGIDIDKDIRIEIFNATGAAIHAVLVQKTTDLISLSIDPQVPPGYYVVKCIGGKGSKSFSFVKE, from the coding sequence ATGAAGTTTCATTTTTTATGCTTGTTCGTTCTCAGCGCCTTCTCTGCCTATGCTCAGGATCCCGGAGATGATTTTTTTGCTCAGTGGAAAGTCCATGACATCCGCTTTGAGTTTCACCAAACAGGCTTTTGGGACAGCCTCAAGCAAAACTATACACTCGACGTCTATATGCAAGCCGACGTCATGATCGACGGCAAATCTTATCACAACTCCGGTGTCAAATTCAAGGGCAACTCCTCCTACAACAATGCGAGCAACAAAAAGCCTTTTCGCATAGACCTGGCAGAATACGTTGATGGCCAGTCTCATGACAACCTGAAAAAAATCGTCCTCAACAACGGATTCAAAGATCCCAGCTTCCTACGTGAGAAAATGATGCTCGATTTCCTTTACAATCACGGGATAGCGGGTCCTCGCTGCGGATTTGCCAGACTCTACATCAACGGCGAATACAGAGGGCTGTACACTGTCGTGGAGGACGTCAACAAGACGTTTCTGGAAGATAGATACGGCAATAAGGACGGCAACCTCTTCAAAGGTGATCCGCGTGGTACTCTCGTTTACAAAGGTTCCTCACCAAGCCTTTACAGCTCCGACTACGAACTGAAGACCAACGAAAAGGAAAATGACTGGTCAGATCTGATCCGATTCGTTGATGCACTCAACCGCATCCCCACTGCTCAGCTCAAAGACTCGCTGGCCACGTATATGAATACAGACAGCTGGCTGGACTACTGGGCTGCTCACAATATCTTCGTCAATCTGGACAGCTATATAGGCAGCGGTCACAACTACTTCATCTATCACAATACGGACAGCGATCAGTTCGACTGGATCAGCTGGGACGTCAACGAGGCTTTTGGCAATTTTCAGATGGGACAGTCCTTGACCAATCTTAAAAATCTGGCCATCGGCTATATCCCAACTCCAACCACACAACGCCCGGTCATGAACCGGCTCTGGGGCGAATCCTACTGGAAGCAGGCTCTGGTTGACAGAATCTGCGCCTTGCTCCCGGACTTTTCTAACGAAAAACTGAATGCTCGCATCGACTCCCTCGCCAATCTCATCCGGCAGGATGTCTATGCAGATACTTATAAGACATATTCCAATGCGCAGTTCGAACAAAACCTCTCCCAAGACCTCAACATCACAGTTCCGGGCTCTCCTGCAGGGGGAATGGTGGCTGGTATCAAGTCCTTTATCAACGACCGCAGAACTTCCCTTACCGGCCAACTGAAAGCCTTTGGATGTGTCAGCACAGACCAGGAGGCGGTATCGGGTACCGGAGTTCAAAAACTCTATCCCAGCTTGCTCCGCTCGGGCTGTCTGTATATCACCGGGATAGATATCGACAAGGATATCCGGATAGAAATATTCAATGCAACCGGTGCGGCGATCCATGCCGTCCTTGTCCAAAAGACCACTGATCTGATCAGCTTAAGTATAGATCCCCAAGTCCCTCCGGGATATTATGTGGTGAAATGCATTGGCGGAAAAGGATCAAAATCATTTTCCTTTGTCAAGGAATGA
- a CDS encoding restriction endonuclease subunit M yields MNLIDTGIEKGLIRFDEDRNFITYVHQNKKRNYNNPEEKVQAETFLTLVLIYGYPENRIKQFLSVQMGSETKEADIVVYNDDECEETYILVECKKEDLTDQQFNIAVDQAYSYAVAEGAKYVWTTSRIKNQYYEVPDKKPKSRIEIPDIPQFGINKLAPYKYVKGGISQTDTDVEPKNIVSEPDPNVKQKFFELQPVSESELTKIFIQSHQALWGGGQRNPSVAFDELDKLIFCKIWDEKHPRKNGDPYDFQIFRDEDPEDLLKRIKKIYAVGEKEAPEVFKDGITLTAQETLTIVKYFQRINLNKTDLDSKGKAFETFMGSYFRGDFGQYFTPRPIVKFIVDSLPITHKSRVLDTSCGSGGFLLYALDKVREQANEFYDPIKDEKDHYKYWHDFAEKNLFGIEINDQIARTAKMNMIIHDDGHTNVIASDGLLSDTEMQAKSGNKEFKYNSFDFIVTNPPFGSSIKQTEKAYMHQYNLAIKEVDWLNTTASGKAALRDSQSTEVLFLEQCHKFLVEHGYLAVVIPDGILTNSSLQYVRDNIEEMYRIVAVVSMPQTAFSATGAGVKSSVLFLRKQKEKQSEKISNQKAKLKEQVKTDNNYIATIEKWEKEKADAIKKLEADAKAKNPKANKKEITEMIQADKSAVQSALTDKVNLLKEELTEKYFLAKQTALDDYPIFMAIAEDIGYDATGRNTNNNELIEIGKELSKFIAHINKTEK; encoded by the coding sequence ATGAATTTAATTGACACGGGAATAGAAAAGGGACTTATTCGGTTTGACGAAGACCGAAACTTTATAACATACGTTCACCAAAACAAAAAACGGAATTACAACAATCCTGAAGAGAAAGTTCAAGCCGAAACATTCTTGACTTTGGTTCTAATATATGGCTACCCTGAGAACAGAATTAAACAATTTTTATCTGTTCAAATGGGTTCGGAGACGAAGGAAGCCGACATTGTAGTTTATAATGATGATGAGTGTGAAGAAACCTACATATTAGTTGAGTGTAAAAAAGAAGATTTAACCGACCAGCAGTTTAACATTGCCGTTGACCAAGCATACAGCTACGCTGTTGCCGAAGGTGCAAAATACGTTTGGACAACTTCACGAATTAAAAATCAGTATTATGAAGTTCCTGACAAGAAGCCGAAAAGCAGAATTGAAATTCCCGACATTCCGCAGTTTGGTATTAACAAACTTGCACCATACAAATATGTAAAAGGCGGTATTTCGCAAACTGACACAGATGTAGAGCCAAAAAACATTGTTTCTGAACCTGACCCAAACGTAAAACAGAAATTTTTTGAACTTCAACCAGTAAGCGAAAGCGAACTAACAAAGATTTTCATTCAATCGCATCAAGCACTTTGGGGCGGTGGACAACGAAATCCAAGTGTAGCATTTGACGAATTGGATAAACTCATTTTCTGCAAAATTTGGGACGAGAAACACCCAAGAAAAAATGGCGACCCTTACGATTTTCAAATTTTTCGTGATGAAGACCCCGAAGACTTACTAAAACGCATCAAGAAAATCTATGCAGTTGGTGAAAAAGAAGCACCTGAAGTTTTCAAAGACGGTATCACTCTTACTGCACAAGAAACATTGACTATTGTAAAATACTTTCAGCGTATCAACCTCAATAAAACTGACCTTGACAGCAAAGGCAAAGCCTTTGAAACTTTTATGGGCAGTTATTTCCGTGGCGACTTCGGACAATACTTTACACCAAGACCAATTGTAAAATTTATTGTTGACAGTTTGCCGATTACGCACAAATCAAGAGTGCTTGACACCAGTTGCGGAAGTGGTGGATTTTTGCTTTACGCCTTGGACAAAGTGCGAGAACAAGCCAACGAATTTTACGACCCTATCAAAGATGAAAAAGACCATTACAAATATTGGCACGACTTCGCAGAGAAAAACCTATTTGGTATTGAAATAAACGACCAAATTGCCCGAACCGCCAAAATGAATATGATTATTCACGATGACGGACACACCAACGTAATTGCATCGGACGGACTTTTGAGTGATACAGAAATGCAAGCTAAATCAGGCAACAAAGAGTTTAAATACAATTCATTTGACTTTATCGTAACCAATCCACCTTTCGGAAGCAGTATTAAGCAAACCGAAAAGGCATATATGCATCAATACAATTTAGCAATTAAAGAAGTGGATTGGCTGAATACAACCGCAAGCGGCAAAGCCGCTTTGCGTGACAGCCAAAGCACCGAAGTGTTGTTTTTGGAGCAGTGCCACAAATTTTTAGTAGAACACGGTTATTTGGCAGTTGTAATTCCCGATGGTATTTTAACCAATAGCAGTTTGCAATATGTGAGAGATAACATTGAAGAAATGTATCGCATTGTTGCCGTTGTTTCAATGCCTCAAACCGCTTTTAGTGCCACAGGTGCAGGAGTTAAAAGTTCTGTTTTGTTTTTGCGTAAGCAGAAAGAAAAGCAAAGCGAAAAAATCAGCAACCAAAAAGCCAAACTAAAAGAGCAAGTTAAAACCGACAACAACTATATTGCTACTATAGAAAAATGGGAAAAAGAAAAAGCTGATGCGATTAAGAAATTAGAAGCAGATGCAAAAGCCAAGAACCCGAAAGCCAACAAAAAGGAAATAACAGAAATGATACAAGCCGACAAGTCGGCTGTTCAATCTGCACTTACCGACAAAGTGAATTTGCTGAAAGAAGAATTAACCGAAAAATACTTTTTGGCAAAACAAACCGCTTTAGACGACTACCCTATTTTTATGGCAATTGCAGAAGATATTGGCTATGATGCCACAGGCAGAAACACCAACAACAATGAGTTGATTGAAATAGGAAAAGAACTATCAAAGTTTATTGCTCACATTAACAAGACAGAGAAGTAA
- a CDS encoding restriction endonuclease subunit S, giving the protein MQKSELEKRFDPFFYVPELLELEKKVLAKKPNKLRDYVQSLASGATPKTTESEKYYAEKENGIPFLRVQNLSPTGILEFDDCKYINEETHNGMLKRSQVSAGDLLVKITGVGRMAVASVAPEGFEGNINQHVCVIKTGSKEISETLAAFLNSDIGEKLASRRSTGGTRPALDYPALLSIPIIEDKRILQITEKVIAQKQKNEAEAVKLLSSIDDYLLNELGIRLPQLPENTLKNRMFTRSLSDILNKRIDPFFHQDKFINNLSAISKGKYPVKQLREIISGNLTKGSLPKQDEKDGECSVVQINSINADGTIALDDLLTAKNIFSKQQKLKIGDVLVVITGATIGKIAFWNYEGDYFLGGDIVKFQTNSLSDNAFVYHFLRCSLMQTEIKRNITGATNGHLAPEDVSHLPIPVPPLDKQIEIAEHITGIRQQAQQLKDKTKELLKKASDEIEEILLN; this is encoded by the coding sequence TTGCAAAAAAGCGAATTGGAAAAACGCTTTGACCCTTTCTTTTATGTTCCCGAACTTTTAGAACTTGAAAAGAAAGTTTTAGCCAAGAAGCCAAATAAATTAAGAGATTACGTTCAAAGTTTGGCGAGTGGAGCAACACCAAAGACAACCGAAAGCGAAAAATATTATGCCGAGAAAGAAAACGGAATACCATTTTTAAGAGTGCAAAACCTTTCGCCAACAGGAATTTTGGAGTTTGACGATTGTAAATACATCAACGAAGAAACACACAACGGAATGCTGAAAAGAAGCCAAGTTTCAGCAGGTGATTTGTTAGTGAAAATTACAGGTGTTGGACGAATGGCGGTCGCATCAGTAGCTCCAGAAGGATTTGAAGGAAATATCAATCAACACGTTTGCGTAATCAAAACAGGAAGCAAAGAAATTAGCGAAACACTTGCAGCGTTTTTAAATTCAGACATTGGCGAAAAATTGGCAAGTCGAAGAAGCACAGGCGGAACACGACCAGCATTAGATTATCCTGCATTGCTATCTATTCCGATTATTGAAGACAAACGTATTCTTCAAATCACTGAAAAAGTAATTGCTCAAAAACAAAAGAACGAAGCGGAAGCAGTAAAACTTCTTTCAAGTATTGATGATTATTTGTTGAATGAGTTAGGAATAAGACTACCCCAACTTCCTGAAAACACTTTGAAGAACAGAATGTTTACAAGGTCATTATCAGACATTCTAAACAAAAGAATTGACCCATTTTTTCATCAAGACAAATTCATAAATAATTTATCTGCAATCTCTAAGGGGAAATACCCTGTTAAACAACTTCGTGAAATAATATCCGGGAATTTGACAAAGGGAAGTTTACCAAAACAAGATGAAAAGGACGGAGAATGTTCAGTTGTTCAGATTAATTCAATTAATGCAGACGGAACAATTGCGCTTGACGATTTGCTTACAGCCAAAAATATTTTTAGCAAGCAACAAAAACTAAAAATTGGAGATGTTTTAGTCGTAATAACAGGTGCAACGATTGGTAAGATTGCATTTTGGAATTATGAAGGAGATTATTTTTTAGGTGGCGACATTGTAAAGTTTCAAACAAACTCTTTATCGGACAACGCTTTTGTTTATCATTTTCTAAGATGTAGCTTGATGCAAACAGAAATTAAGAGAAACATTACAGGAGCAACAAATGGACATTTAGCACCCGAAGATGTTTCACATTTACCAATTCCAGTTCCACCACTTGACAAGCAAATAGAAATAGCGGAACACATTACAGGCATCAGACAACAAGCCCAACAACTAAAAGACAAAACAAAAGAACTTCTGAAAAAAGCAAGTGATGAAATTGAAGAAATACTTTTAAACTAA
- a CDS encoding tyrosine-type recombinase/integrase, protein MILAIALQKFMQGNKISKNVLQENAIFYLKKLQQTMTIKEYGLGSIKSYVNEMTLLFKYYHHKRVEDILQEDIEQYLIYIKTAHQVGRAKCRSVAQACSFFFKKIHPCKYIVPSNLYPKKQFILPNIMSEEDIEKLICTPMTVKEYCVVGLLYGTGMRISELCNLRIADIDSKSKRIKIIQGKGSKDRYTLLPDHLVARLREFYILESRPKVYLFTSKQTGRAMHPRSMQLVVNSAMEKAGFKTSKYTAHTLRHSFATHLLNSGTNLHVIKTLLGHSKIETTMIYLHLQKHTQLGIISPLDQLFQRGTKSN, encoded by the coding sequence ATGATACTTGCCATTGCATTACAAAAATTTATGCAAGGTAACAAAATTTCCAAAAATGTATTACAAGAGAATGCAATTTTTTATTTAAAGAAGTTGCAACAGACAATGACCATAAAAGAATATGGTCTAGGCTCCATCAAATCCTACGTCAATGAGATGACATTATTGTTTAAATACTATCATCATAAGCGAGTAGAGGATATTCTACAAGAAGATATAGAGCAATATTTGATTTATATAAAAACAGCGCATCAAGTAGGTCGAGCTAAGTGTAGAAGTGTGGCACAAGCATGCAGTTTTTTCTTTAAGAAGATACATCCGTGCAAATACATCGTGCCGAGTAATTTATATCCGAAGAAGCAATTTATATTGCCAAATATCATGAGTGAAGAAGATATTGAAAAACTAATATGTACACCAATGACGGTGAAGGAATATTGTGTTGTTGGATTATTGTATGGCACTGGAATGCGAATCAGTGAATTGTGTAATCTTCGGATAGCAGATATCGATAGCAAATCAAAGCGAATTAAAATAATACAAGGTAAAGGGTCTAAGGATCGATATACATTGCTTCCGGATCATCTGGTGGCTAGACTGAGAGAATTCTATATCCTTGAATCAAGACCAAAGGTATATTTATTTACAAGTAAGCAAACTGGCAGAGCAATGCATCCAAGAAGTATGCAACTGGTAGTAAATTCAGCAATGGAGAAAGCTGGATTCAAGACAAGTAAATATACAGCTCATACATTGCGTCATAGTTTTGCAACACATCTACTTAATAGTGGCACAAATCTGCATGTGATCAAAACACTATTAGGACATAGTAAGATAGAGACCACGATGATCTATCTACATTTACAAAAGCATACACAACTTGGAATAATATCTCCACTCGATCAATTGTTTCAACGTGGAACAAAATCAAATTGA
- a CDS encoding AbrB/MazE/SpoVT family DNA-binding domain-containing protein, with product MVTKIIQIGNSKGLRLSKTILDKYNIGETVNIRMKENFIIIEPITKPRADWAKSFKEMRKNGDDELLIQDIFDEESKWV from the coding sequence ATGGTGACCAAAATTATACAAATAGGAAATTCAAAGGGACTTCGGTTAAGTAAAACTATTCTAGATAAGTACAATATCGGAGAAACAGTAAATATAAGAATGAAAGAAAACTTCATAATAATAGAACCGATCACAAAACCACGAGCTGATTGGGCAAAATCTTTTAAAGAAATGAGAAAAAATGGAGATGATGAATTATTGATCCAAGACATTTTTGATGAAGAATCAAAATGGGTATGA
- a CDS encoding type II toxin-antitoxin system PemK/MazF family toxin produces MKVNQYEIVLVNLEPALGSEISKTRPCVVISPDEMNHYLNTIVIIPITSTPKKYPTRISISNHDVKGMAAVDQIRTIDKQRIVKITGSLEIETIEKIKKTIDETFVK; encoded by the coding sequence ATGAAGGTTAATCAATACGAAATAGTCCTCGTTAATTTAGAGCCAGCTTTGGGAAGCGAAATAAGTAAAACAAGACCTTGTGTGGTAATATCACCTGATGAAATGAACCACTATTTAAATACAATAGTAATTATTCCAATAACGTCAACGCCTAAGAAATATCCAACAAGGATTAGTATATCAAATCATGATGTAAAGGGTATGGCGGCAGTCGATCAAATTAGAACCATTGATAAACAGAGAATTGTTAAAATCACAGGAAGCCTAGAAATTGAAACAATAGAAAAAATAAAGAAAACAATCGATGAAACATTTGTTAAATAA